The sequence TTTACACCTTGGGTACTCAGAAGGCATTCCACTTGAAGTGCCTTTTTGAAAGTTAAAGACTGGATTAAGGAGGTTATTTGGCAAATGACAGTCTCTATGGTCACCACCCAGAGATTTGTCTGATTTAACAGATCTTCTTTTGCTTATTTTGTAATGGCAATGGCTGGAACTCATCATTCTCTTTACGTCACTGATGACTTCACCTGCGATTTCTCCAGCATAAGTCCACAAGGAATTCAAAGTCTGTTCTGAGAACTGTGCACTGTGCAATGCAATGCTCCCTCTGCCTTCATCAGGTGCTTTCTTTACACCATCACCAAAACTTATAGTGTCCATCTCAGTTGCCATAGAAACAATATGGCATGCTAAACGCTCTGCATAGTGTAGAGCTCCTCTCTCCATCATTTTCTTTCCTGCACTGGGACCGGGCTCTGCATGATGGGCTGCAGTGTTTAGAACatcttcctcatcatcatcttcatgttCACTATTGACAGCCTCCTCAGAAAGGGACCTCATAAGTTTCAGCATGAATTCAGCTTTGTCAGAGTCAGAGGCCTCCTGTTTAAAGCGTGAGGTGGGGTAATGTGGGGTGGGCGGAGGTGTTGCGGGTGAGAACTCTTTTGCAAGCTTACTCTTGAGCTTCTTTGAGAACTGTTTAATCTGTTTTTCACAGGACACATCTGACGGGTGCTGTGGAGTTGATGGTGGTGTGCCAGGAATCACACTGGATTTTATTCCAGAGTTGCAGGGAAGCAGCTCTTCTGTGACGACCTTTCTACCCCCACGCATGCTCATTTCAAAATTTGGCACTTCCAAAGTGTCTTTTATTATGGCAGAGTGGACTTCTGAAGCGCCGTGGCTGGCTGGACGTATACTTCTTGGGACTGACATACAACTTGCATAATCTGTGTTCTTTGATCCTACAGTCCAGTGTGGCTGAGAGGAACACGATGATGATGAATCCATCACACCTTCTTTTGGAACATGTACTTTTGGAGATACACAAAAGTCATAAGGTGGTGTACTTTGACATGCCACATCCTGTGATTTTGTCATACCACTGCCTGAAGTGGCAATTTGACTCTCTACAGTTTCACTTAAGAAATCAGCACAAGTTTCcacttttttattcattttgctTGTGGTCATGACATCAAATGCCTCACCCACTGTACTGTCAACCATAGCACCAGAGAAGctctgaaaacatttttcaactggAGGTTTCCCAGAAGTAGTTCCAGGGGATGAATTACCAAAGTTACCACAGGCCTTGCGAATTTTGTAAACACCTGGCACTGATTCAGATGATATTGCAGGAGAAGTGCATGAAGTGGACGTCACTGCTTTTCCTTGAAAACAAATGCTTCTTTTTGGGCTCGTCTGGCATGGATGACTAATGCTGGACTTATAATGGCAGGTTCCTTCTGTGTTTTGCAGGTAAGATATAGCTGCAGGGACTGGAACACAACTCGCCACTCCAGACACACAGTATAAAGCTTTTTTCACGGTGCAGCCATCTTCTCCTCTGTTGCCTGTCTGTACAAATGATGGTGATTCCGGGTAACTGGCTTGGGCATTGCATAGTTTTGTGGTTTGGGATGAGTCATCTGCACTGACGTAGCAAATGTTGTCCAGTGATACACTTATGGCTGCCTGTGTTGTGAAAGTCACATCAGCTTGAGACAGCTCTATGAAGGCCTCCTGGATCACAGACTCTGAAAGGTCTGAAGCATAAGAGCAAACCACTTCCTCTTCTTGCTCAAAAGACCAGTTTCTGGGGGTGAGAGGTGTAGACGGATGTGAAAATTGGCAAACCTCCATAATCCCCTCAAATACTAATTCCTCAGCTAGATCAGCTGCAAACCTGGTAACAGTGTTGTTGAAAATCTGCTTTTTCACAAACAGAAACTCTTTCAGCGCTCCAGATACAGCTTCTCCAACAAGGAAACTTGCCAATCCATTTATGGCACGTTCTTTCAACACAGAGGCATGGCGCATTCCTATCTCCTGGAAGGCCATATGAAACACGGAAGACGTCAGTCTTGCGGCTAAATGGCAAAGTGTTGTAGTGCAGGAGGACACTCCCTTCTGTAGGTCTCGTAACGCACTCCCTACGCTCATTTCAACCAAGTCTGTGGCAAATTTCTGAATCCCGTCCTTCAGAGACTGTGACTGTGATTTGGCAATGCTGACTGTCTCCTGAATATCTGACAATTTCATTAGATGTCCATTAGTGTTTTTAAATTCTTTATGACACACACAACTCAAGTTCTTATTAATGTTAATGTCAATGGGAGAGGAGTACCCACACACAGTTCCAAGGATTTCTTTTGAGAGATTGTTTGCAAAATCAGAATACGTTTTATACAGGGAACAGAGATCTCGTGGTTTGCGCAGCTCTGAACCATCTGTATCCACTCTCCAAAAGCACTCCAAGGACCCTCCTTCTCCCAGGGGACTAAAAGCTGATGAGCGAACTGGGCTGAAAAGTCCCCCAGTCTCCTCACAGGATGTCCTCACTGGCCTTGGAGAGTCTGGGGTATCAGAGTGTATACTGTATGGTGATCCAGGCTTAAGTGGAGTGGGTTTCTTGACATTGGCAGGAAGAGACCTATGGTCAAACTTGTGAGGGTTCATTGCTCTTGTTGAGCCACTTTTTGAAGCATATTTACTAACAGGGCTGTCAGACTGCTTTTTTTTCTGAGCAAGAAGGTGGTGTTCTTTTGGCAACTTGACGACGACATCTAAAGTTTGATCCAGATCATCAAACTGATCAAAACTATCAAAAAACTCACTAAGCTCCGAGTCGGAGTCTTCTACTCCCTCTTTAAGAACAGGAATCTTGGGAATGTCAAGTTTTGCCTTTAGACTCTTTTGATAACCAACTTCGTCCAAAAAAATAATGGGGCTTGGACTAGAACAATCAGATTCATCCGATTCTGTGAGAGATGTAAATGAAACCCATCCCTTTGGTGGACTACTCTGAGGGGCCATTTGCCCTCTGCATTGGCACTCTGCATCTCCAGACCATGATGATGTAACCTTCTGTACTACTCCAGACTCATCAACAGTAGACTTTTCTTTATTCTTGGACTTCTTAGAAATAGAACTAATGATGATATGAGAGCCAGAAAAATCTTTAAAATGTGGAGGGATAGTTTGGGACGCCACATCTCGCTGGTTCCGCTTATTAACAGAAGCTGCaaaaagggaaagagaaagGTCTCCATTAGTTTAAGATTACTAGATTAAATGATCAAATCAAATTTCATATAGCCCTATAGAAGCTGTGGAGCTGAAGATGGAGAACTGAAGGTACTCTCAAGTACAAATTGGTTCATTTTCATGAGAAGAGTGACAAATGCACAAAACATGTAGGACTAATTGGAAATTACACGGATAATCACCTGTATCTTCCTCTTCAAGATGTTCAAAAGCAGTGACAAAGTCTTCCTCAATAGATGAGACAGACTGGTTAGTGTCATCGTCCTCAGCCTGACAGGCCTCTGATATGCCTCTCTGCAGAGAATGCACCTCTAGAGCATATTGGATACCTGCCGTGTAGCGTGTAAGAAGCCCCAGAATAGAACTAATTTGTGGAGAACTGACATGTCTTAGTATGCACAGCGCTCTGGATACACCAGTCTGCATTTGGGAAAGAAATAAAGCTTTTAGGTGCCTTTTACCATGTGTGCCAAATATAATGCTTTTACAGATTCATAACACTGCCTTATTTAGCCAGAAAAACATCACTCAGATATCTTGTTCATTATCTCATGATAATCTATGAAGCCTTGAAACATATGTGATTAAGTTTAAACAATCTGAAacagttttttttaaacaaatatattttttcttgcCACAACACTAGACCTGCTGTCTTTCTCTCAtattcacttacacacacagctaaaaAAAAATACTGCACACAATCTCAGTAAAGACACATTATACCCAAAGAATGAGACCCACTTTCAACCAggtccattcacacacacagttcatacACTGTATTAGTTAAACACCTGTATATGAGAAATTCCATCTTTCCTCTCAAATGGTTGTTTCGAGTCTTTGAGGAGCAACACTTCTTCATCCTTAAGTGTTTGTACGTGTAATGACCCAAGTAACTCCGTTAGGTCACTCGAGAGAGAAGTTAAAGCCTGCAAATTAGTGAAGAAAATCAACATTTTCAGTAAATGAATTAATTTGTCATACATGAATCTATAATGTCCAAAACATTCCTGTAAAACATTTTGACCATCCATGTTATATGAAAGCAGAGTGGTGATATAcacagggcttaatttgagccagatcctgccggaacaggatccgggaactctttcattttgaagcgtgcgttccgggaactgtctgcctcgatccggcaaAATATTATACCGCCAGTGTAACAATTTATGCTTGTGTTCCGGcaacgtttgatttacaaattaagccctggatATACAGATATCTTAAAAAAGTTAGGGCAGTGTTCACAATATTCACTATTTTGGTTACTTGTTCCATTTGCAAACCAAGAAAAATGCATACAAAATTATTTTCAGCACACCTGAAGTGCATGCAAAATAAAGTGACTGAAATCTACTATGCCTATTGTAAATTGCAGTCTGAAACCTCTGCAGTGTTACACATTTCcaagaaatataaaataatacctACCTGTAGCATGAAATCCTCCCCATCAGCATACCTTGGTAAGCATACAAAATGGATCTAAATGGAAAGTCAAGGTGATAGAATTTTGTGCCTATAATCAAGTCAGTCATTTAATCAAGCTTTGAAAATTATTACAGGTGATATATACCAAAGAAAGTCACAGGAAAATGAAATCATTACACCCAAATTCTACTTCAGTAATAATCATGTGCATAGAATTTTTAGTAGATGCAATGAACCAATATAGTTCACACACAGAAGTTGCAATTTCTAACTAACAACAAAGCTCAAGATGGCCTAATTTATTGCTTCACCAGCAACTTCTGTTGAAAGTCACTACTcttattttaaagtaaaaataGACTATATGTTTTCAGGATAACTGGTGTGTTTTGCACATGCGTACATTAAAGTTCAAAGGCTAATTCAAGCATACATAATTTGGTCAGTGGATTTCTGAAATAAACAGTATGTTTGGCCATGTGTTGACGTATGGGATCCTCACCTCTGGCACACACTGTGAGTCTTGAAGCTCTGACACCACATCACTGAGCTTTTTCCTGTTTTTGAGAAGGTTCCTCAGGGACAAAGCCGAGTTCTCATGGAGAGTCTAGACACACAACACCAGTTACAGTGCTTAATACATCTGTTCTGCAAACAATTATAAAGATAGTATAGACTACAAAACAGGGGACTATATCTTGTGCAGAGTTAAACATTCACAGTGGAAAATCAAAACTGTGATACTTCATTCAACACCTGGTATTTTCTTCTGAATGAATAATCAGTTGTACTCTTCAATGACCAATGATGAAATTATAGCAGTAAAACCAAACAATAAATACTGACCTTTTTACAGGTACAGTATGACATTTCTGGATATAATGCataacatgtaaacacacagaaGTTGTTCTTTACATAAATATTAGCATTTGGAAGGGTATGCATATCAGCCGTTTTCTTATTATTTCCAGGGTACCCAAGAAAATAAGATGCAGTGGGATGATTATTAGTTACAGCTGATCTGTGGCAGGTTCGTCTTTATATGCCTGTGTTTAAGGTTCATGGGAGGATCTGTCACCTCTCTCTTGATTGTGGCACGATACTTCAGTGGAACACCTCTGATTGGGCCACAAGCATCCATGGCAACACAGAGCAGGGCTGGGCAGGGTTAGGGCCTGGAGCTAGCCTGACCTTGAAGTGATGAAAGGACAAATAACTGATAAAGAAGGTGGCAAAGAAAGGATAGATCAAGTACTTGTGAACAAGCCAGGAAAGTAGACCTATAAGGTGCAACAGCACAGCAGTGTCATTTTATTTGGTCATTCAACATGTCATGGAAAAACAAATTCTAGATAAAGAAAATAACTAAGCTTAAGCAATGTTGTGTGCAGCATATGTAGCACTTCAGATATAACTGAAAACTGTCAATACACtgagatacaaacacacagacaccatatCAGCAGACCCATAATCTTCCCAGACATAAAATCTTCCAGTTGATTTGTGTGACTGGCAGCAATCAAGACCCATGGAGAACAGCACAATATATAATAAACCTAAATACTGGTCAATGTTTGGAGTGTTTTAAGTTAGTttttaaacaaatacaaaccTTCATGCAAAGTACTGGACTCAAATATGTCTAAATATTTAAATGCAGGTAATCTAGGCCTGCATGCGGTGAAAACATAACATGTGCAGGACTGATTCGAGGTCACTGCCCTTATTCTCACACCAAGAATAACCCAGTAGGACTGATGGTAGATTATATCTATGCATTGCAAAAGTGAAACCTATGCAACAGAAGAGCCAAGAAAGATGATGTGCACTTATCTGAAGCCTTATCTTAGTCTACAATACCAATGCAACTAAAGTTTCAGAGGTTTCATGACACACATTACTTTAGAATTGCAACAACACAGCATAGAACATATATACGTAATATATTTAAAAGATACTAGATGCATGGTAAGAAAGACAAACAAAACCCCACAAATAGCCCCCAATCTGTTATTGCCTCAAATAGAACCAAATTAGTCAAGTTCCATATTCTGGAAAATGATTTCAAAATATgatgaattaaaaacaaaaaaatgttatTTCAGAGGCAAGACTCATTATTTCAGAATGCAGTCCTATGACTTTTTATTGATTGGAATATCACAAAGTACAGTCACACATATGCAAGATTTCACGATTCCATAAAAACAACTCAACAACAACACTTACACTTTTTAATGTGATTATTCATAAAAAACAAAATATTCAAAGATGAAAAGTTCCAACATACTGACTGAAATAAGATGACAAAATAGTAGTGAAAATGTTTTTAGAAAATAATATGGTacaactattttacataatttAAAACTAGGATGTTAAAAGCCTTCTAAAAACTAAAATATGTCGTGGATGCTAAACTGGTCCCTCATTTGTTATTAGTGCATGTGGGTGGATAAATAGAtagcaaaacaaaatcacaaaaaaagATGAGGTGAAAGAACTGTTTATTTGCCAGTGAAATATTCTCCCCTTTACACACAGCATTAGTAAGATGATTGGGCGTCTTATCAGCATTACTCAGTTCACCCGTCAGTAACTATAGGTCCTCATGTCTAATAGTCCCTCATGTCTTCACCATCTGTAGGCGCTGCACTAACCTTCAATATCAGGACATGCTTCAAAAGAGAAAAACTCGAGCGAGCAGGTAATGAATTAGTGAACCAaagtaatataaatataaccACGGATGACATATAAATCATCCGTAGTTTCTTTAGCGTTTGGTGGTAGCCAGAAATACTAGTTACATGGGTGTCGGTAGTACTGTCTAGATATTAAATGTAAAAAGGCCAGATTGTGGAGGCTACTGGCCCTACACGCCTCTCCTAGAATAACACCAACTAGATTAGGAGCTAGATTAGCCCGGCTGGGCGTGTGTGGCCCAACAGTCATGATGTTACTGGAATAAAACAGAAATGTCATATTGAAGAGACACTTGACCGCAGCTGATGGACTATTTAATCATCAGTTCGCCCCGTTCCTGTCGGGCCTGACAGGTAGTGCGAGATGATCTAGATATCTGCTTTAATCAAACAGGTCCTGTGTGAACTAATGCCACCACTAAATACTAAAGTGTAAAATGTGTTTGTAATGCGACTAATGAACGCAGCTAAACCGGATTAATGAAGACATGGCGAAGCACTTCTACATATGTGGACTAGCATGTAGGCTAAGGTTAAACTAAGACAGCGAGCATCCTTCTTCAGTAATCTTGTTTCAGCATTAACGACACTGGATTTAAATGCTCCTTATTGTCCATGCATATTAACCACTGCTATTAAAATATCGCCTTAAACGTCTCACCTGTCGACGAGAGACAAACGCAGAGATGTTAGCCGCTTCAATATGAGCCAAACAGGCCAAAGTAATCAAATCTGACACAGTAGGTATGACGAGAAGAGAGCCGAGTGATCGATGAGCGGTAACGTTGAAGTAATGGTGAATATTTTGGTTGTTCTGGTGGATCTGGGCCCCTGCTCGTCTTCATGGCAGGTTATATTAGTGGGCAGCGTCCCCTCATTTCCATCGCACGACTTTATGGACTCCAGTTAGCGAAAATGAAAATCACCGTCTTGTTCGCGTTTGCGCAGTAGTTCAAAAGCGAAAAACAGCATCTGTAAACAGTGCAGTGTAGAAACGTCGGAACCGGAGTGCGTAGTGGAAACGGGCTTGGGGTGTTCTGGGTCTGGGGGTGAGACTGCAAAACTGTATCCGCTCGATTTGTATTGGTACAAACAACATCACACGTGCTTGTGCTACTTTAAACTTCGTGTATTTTTAAACAATTAACTGCATCCATCTACAAAATCTGTAGATTAAACGTTTCTTACGCGTTCACCTTCAACAAAAATAACCGACCGTCTTCTTGTCGACAGAGAAGCTTTTTTCTGACGCTCAACCCAATAACTCAACCTTGAGTTAAATTAGTGTCACTTAATCCTGCCGATtagatcgggggggggggggggttccacgaagcgagctaactcagtaagtcgggcttttaagacaagcctggctcattttgctcaaattcggttccacgaagGAGGCTAGACTtaagcctcgctcagttactacagcaacatttACGTTTGTACAAACCTGCtctgtaccaggctagagttgaggcttagcttagctggaccgcttctattggctgagcagtctcgccatccgggaaacaaaattgaagaacaaggttccgctatccattaaattgcagtggatgtagcatatcatatcatatctttatacatttaattgagtactgcaattattagtttggaatgattgcaggttattattgtcaatttaataattatatttccaaatgcaatttatatttcgatcttcggagtacatattcattgttaatcagtgaggtttctgcacattttaatgtattggtttaatcttaaattcaggtcagtgtaaaatggaataggCCTACAGTGTCTAATCACAGTTATGGTCAACAAACATTAATTAGTATAAACTCTATCTcacaaaaaaaatacaattctttgtacctgagtattaataattattaatactgagtaatttaggtgaagatacttttaggtatatatttatccccatacttcctcttttgtgttcaaattacaagtaaatcatatcactctgcaATTCACGTATgttcactataaataatgtaaatgtgtggttaacttaatggtgcaaaaaggaaatggatacagacaactaccttaccaagatttgcatacaggtgatacaaataatccaaaatgtatgctataaaagagcagctaacagtgaatgctgaaggctgattgaccatggcatgctcatttgtagagaatccagtagatgagggagtgcgtgtagtgtgcagagcattcatgctaccagctccaagaTCATTCCaagacaggacagatccacttgGCTTTCCAGAGGACTACTTATTTGACCGCTACAGGTttagaagacacagtattatatatctttgtaaattactggggccatatattgagaagaccactagacgtagtaaagccaaaccccaaacggtctgtatcgctttgcgcttctttgccagtggtgcatttctgtacagcgttggggatgcagaacatcttagtaaggcaatGGTCTGCCGCAAAATTCGTAAGGTTTGCCTTGCgcttaagggcgtactcacactaggcacggtttgctggttccgtgctggggcccggttatcccccctccccactccccctctggcctgcactcacactggtttcatcaacccggcccgagcacgcttacgtcaccacaacgtgactttatttgggaaaaaagcgcgctcgcacaacacgagttcacgattctctttttattgtatttttggagtcgttttgggagtgcagaaacacggtgcaagcacagatttatcgataatttaacacaacgattgtctgctaatcgctttgccgctatgactgtttaacgtgagcgtcgcatcactgacgtcatgtttgagttccagcgaaatgaaccaatcagacgaagCACCAAGCGGgaccgggcacggatagcgcccacatgaatcgtgccctggcccacctcttcaagcgggcccgagcacggttaactgatccgggcccgggcacggttggagcgatcacactagccaaacgaaccgtgcttcggcagggaaccgtgcccaggcccggatcacagagcctagtgtcaGAACGCCCTAAGCGTTTCCTcaatatattcatcaaatttCCTGGTCACcgaggcatccttcccataaaagaagcctttttcagaacagctggtatgtattcatgagaagtagtgttggtttgatca comes from Brachyhypopomus gauderio isolate BG-103 unplaced genomic scaffold, BGAUD_0.2 sc40, whole genome shotgun sequence and encodes:
- the akap11 gene encoding A-kinase anchor protein 11 isoform X1 — its product is MDACGPIRGVPLKYRATIKRETLHENSALSLRNLLKNRKKLSDVVSELQDSQCVPEIHFVCLPRYADGEDFMLQALTSLSSDLTELLGSLHVQTLKDEEVLLLKDSKQPFERKDGISHIQTGVSRALCILRHVSSPQISSILGLLTRYTAGIQYALEVHSLQRGISEACQAEDDDTNQSVSSIEEDFVTAFEHLEEEDTASVNKRNQRDVASQTIPPHFKDFSGSHIIISSISKKSKNKEKSTVDESGVVQKVTSSWSGDAECQCRGQMAPQSSPPKGWVSFTSLTESDESDCSSPSPIIFLDEVGYQKSLKAKLDIPKIPVLKEGVEDSDSELSEFFDSFDQFDDLDQTLDVVVKLPKEHHLLAQKKKQSDSPVSKYASKSGSTRAMNPHKFDHRSLPANVKKPTPLKPGSPYSIHSDTPDSPRPVRTSCEETGGLFSPVRSSAFSPLGEGGSLECFWRVDTDGSELRKPRDLCSLYKTYSDFANNLSKEILGTVCGYSSPIDININKNLSCVCHKEFKNTNGHLMKLSDIQETVSIAKSQSQSLKDGIQKFATDLVEMSVGSALRDLQKGVSSCTTTLCHLAARLTSSVFHMAFQEIGMRHASVLKERAINGLASFLVGEAVSGALKEFLFVKKQIFNNTVTRFAADLAEELVFEGIMEVCQFSHPSTPLTPRNWSFEQEEEVVCSYASDLSESVIQEAFIELSQADVTFTTQAAISVSLDNICYVSADDSSQTTKLCNAQASYPESPSFVQTGNRGEDGCTVKKALYCVSGVASCVPVPAAISYLQNTEGTCHYKSSISHPCQTSPKRSICFQGKAVTSTSCTSPAISSESVPGVYKIRKACGNFGNSSPGTTSGKPPVEKCFQSFSGAMVDSTVGEAFDVMTTSKMNKKVETCADFLSETVESQIATSGSGMTKSQDVACQSTPPYDFCVSPKVHVPKEGVMDSSSSCSSQPHWTVGSKNTDYASCMSVPRSIRPASHGASEVHSAIIKDTLEVPNFEMSMRGGRKVVTEELLPCNSGIKSSVIPGTPPSTPQHPSDVSCEKQIKQFSKKLKSKLAKEFSPATPPPTPHYPTSRFKQEASDSDKAEFMLKLMRSLSEEAVNSEHEDDDEEDVLNTAAHHAEPGPSAGKKMMERGALHYAERLACHIVSMATEMDTISFGDGVKKAPDEGRGSIALHSAQFSEQTLNSLWTYAGEIAGEVISDVKRMMSSSHCHYKISKRRSVKSDKSLGGDHRDCHLPNNLLNPVFNFQKGTSSGMPSEYPRCKSRTEEYTGYIIKVLQKEGGSRELILDQYASRLAYRSIRSGLAHAAQKIKQRSPSRLHSSRRLHHDRSYNICRIQTSESDPSSLIQGNLAHNSSSESMLCVCQDGEVMSRNEYMDLVNFAESLAYNITCDVTKRLRMSSVRLPKSLTDSCLYRKSNVEDMAENVIKTAFSCSLLPYTEKNRQYHSTGSLDDGNYTNSVMQVVEHYAKKIVDDTLEMTLGPASCQTAEDSRTLERNSFTKKLTEAYKVCRYCQTRDCLICSRNVHFAYQGLQRRVRPDTEGMAGLEIPKIHIDLDKRAVFAEEIVSVAVEKAKKELSSTSLNADSGIGHDGASFTESLTTEIMTSALSNICQTINLSAPGMESVNATESTVSQQLNLSVGDDSLGSWSNLSFEEDHPDESSSFHHLSDSNGNSSSWSSLGLEGEVYEEHLSFSPSDSDYIEEKEPETRDVLGGSVRVERAPGRRDRALVLLSTDVWGQGPPQQLRAVLQWVAASITEVPVVQFNLQSEQELQQFLHVTQKLREREWRVGDVLQALLTYSQECPAEDGTQAQDAACCHGSLFKWLVEHV